In the Drosophila gunungcola strain Sukarami unplaced genomic scaffold, Dgunungcola_SK_2 000001F, whole genome shotgun sequence genome, one interval contains:
- the LOC128262524 gene encoding uncharacterized protein LOC128262524 translates to MELIGILVLVLCVLSLGSQGAVHDELGQCGLHGVYRQRQSLVESPNYPDNYPVNTCWDYVVRSPYRCPTKFHIQFLDFKLELSENCSRDYLAIGLNNDGDDMDILCGQVLGIKKYHTPDGVLRLRFLSDDSPWTTNGGFRLLITRLACEREDLVARGLDGDDEEDVDGDTVQVNAKSPPKKLLTQHHHHLQQQHGQQQHGQQEPLFNFTQPNRGAFNWGLPPNLGYPVGFYPPPAGLPPQQSPPCAPQQQQQFLQQQQEQQRFLQQQQQQYLQQQLQQQQFQLPQQQQQQILQQQQLQQQILQQQQHQQLQHPQQQQQLQQPQQLLLPQQQQQELPLISDQYQTTSFQPHAVTLKDYDSQTLQQFGGQLDLCCASSFNQNHFYLSSPGFPRTVLNYLLPSQQRDCVFYIEKSSPNVCRLRIQFKFFDFGQNSGGLGGGFGGGGVSGGLGGGFSGGFGGQQACNGDFLELDGQRYCGCRSGYVHKSHWDQGRKALRMRIGQSSSTTSNGFLLEVFQDQDSDGCRQDAAPGFGFGLQQQQQQQQQQQQQQQLQPQRGLGLWPQVGLQPQLGLQPQLGLPPQLGLPPQTPPIWPMQTAYPGYVNGYPLPFTATPYRSARRISYARGIDAQQPSRVVETNSTRKEFYYFDGDEAFARSALEDEDEDKSHLGVTTQPQSQSQTQSKTESPVVTKAFEQSSCSFDYMEVLKLSVDTLWLTKPLCFSPLRSWFPNIFG, encoded by the coding sequence ATGGAGCTGATAGGAATCCTTGTTTTAGTACTGTGTGTCCTTTCATTGGGCTCTCAGGGTGCTGTCCACGATGAGTTGGGGCAGTGCGGCCTACATGGTGTCTACAGACAGCGACAGAGTCTCGTGGAATCGCCCAATTATCCGGACAACTATCCGGTAAACACCTGCTGGGATTATGTGGTGCGATCGCCCTACCGTTGCCCCACAAAGTTTCACATTCAGTTCCTGGACTTTAAGCTGGAACTCTCGGAGAATTGCAGTCGGGATTATTTGGCCATTGGACTGAACAATGATGGCGATGATATGGACATTTTGTGCGGCCAAGTGCTGGGTATCAAGAAGTATCACACACCCGATGGAGTCCTGCGTCTCCGCTTCCTCAGCGACGATTCGCCTTGGACGACGAACGGTGGCTTCCGGCTGCTCATCACACGTTTGGCCTGCGAAAGGGAGGATTTGGTGGCCAGGGGCCTGGATGGCGATGACGAAGAGGATGTGGATGGGGACACGGTGCAGGTGAACGCCAAGTCACCGCCGAAGAAGCTGCTCACCCAGCACCATCATCacctgcaacagcaacatggacagcagcaacatggaCAGCAGGAGCCATTGTTCAACTTCACGCAGCCAAATCGAGGAGCTTTCAACTGGGGTTTGCCACCTAATCTTGGATATCCTGTTGGATTTTATCCTCCGCCAGCTGGCTTACCTCCTCAGCAGTCACCACCTTGCGCaccccagcagcagcaacaatttctgcaacagcaacaggaaCAACAGCGTTTcctacaacagcaacagcagcaatatctgcagcaacaactacagcaacagcaatttCAACttccacagcagcaacagcaacagatcctgcagcaacagcaacttcAACAACAGatcctgcagcagcagcagcatcaacagctGCAACAcccacagcaacaacagcaattgcaACAGCCACAGCAACTTCTGCTaccccagcagcaacagcaagaaTTGCCACTGATTTCCGACCAATATCAGACCACATCCTTTCAACCGCATGCTGTAACCCTCAAGGACTACGATTCCCAGACGTTGCAGCAGTTTGGAGGTCAATTGGATCTCTGCTGTGCCAGCAGCTTTAATCAGAACCACTTTTATCTCTCCAGTCCGGGATTTCCAAGGACTGTTTTGAACTATCTGCTGCCCAGTCAGCAAAGAGATTGTGTCTTCTACATAGAAAAAAGCTCTCCGAATGTCTGCCGCTTGAGGATACAATTCAAATTCTTTGATTTTGGACAGAATTCAGGAGGTCTTGGCGGTGGAttcggaggaggaggagtttCGGGAGGACTGGGAGGAGGATTCAGTGGTGGTTTTGGGGGACAACAAGCCTGCAATGGAGACTTCTTGGAGCTGGATGGTCAGCGATACTGCGGCTGTCGATCGGGATATGTCCACAAATCGCATTGGGATCAGGGCCGCAAGGCGTTGCGCATGCGCATCGGGCAGTCGAGCAGTACCACCTCCAATGGCTTCCTGTTGGAGGTGTTCCAGGATCAGGACTCCGATGGCTGTCGGCAGGATGCTGCCCCaggatttggatttggtttgcagcagcagcagcagcagcagcagcagcagcagcaacaacagcaactacaacCTCAAAGGGGTTTGGGCTTGTGGCCTCAAGTGGGATTGCAACCTCAGTTGGGATTGCAACCTCAGTTGGGATTGCCGCCTCAATTGGGATTACCCCCACAAACACCTCCAATATGGCCCATGCAGACTGCATATCCTGGCTATGTCAATGGTTATCCATTACCCTTCACGGCCACTCCTTACCGATCGGCCAGAAGGATTTCCTATGCCCGTGGCATCGATGCTCAGCAGCCTTCGAGAGTGGTGGAAACAAACTCTACCCGCAAGGAATTTTACTACTTCGATGGCGATGAGGCCTTTGCTCGTTCCGCTTTggaggatgaggacgaggacaAGTCTCACTTGGGGGTCACAACCCAGCCACAGTCTCAGTCACAAACGCAATCCAAAACCGAGTCCCCAGTCGTCACAAAAGCCTTCGAGCAGAGCAGTTGCTCCTTTGATTATATGGAGGTCCTCAAACTTTCGGTGGACACTCTCTGGTTGACCAAACCCCTGTGCTTTTCGCCTTTAAGAAGTTGGTTTCCCAACATATTTGGCTAA